Proteins encoded within one genomic window of Rubripirellula tenax:
- a CDS encoding MerR family transcriptional regulator: MNPSEFEDADLDDDAGTKGGPADGDGDPDGSDAGGGESVGGKRVSLVGRFGGMNQREAANVLRSYGAVVTDVDDPALDWVVVGAEESPLAETELLREPIREAAAAGRIEILHETDLWHRLGLVDVEQAIRRYYTPAMLAHLLGVSVRVIRRWQRRGLITPVQTLHRLPYFDFQEVATARRLAHWIASGASPRAIEQRLVDWVEVLPDIQRPLDQLSILIVGKHVLMRQGEGLLEPGGQLRFDFDALDSEESADGDLEFPPTTLSMFPDVANVPDEYSLRHSTEAHDDALLAAAFSAEDDGDFETAIDYCHAIIARDGPRADISFQIGELLYRLGEVIAARERYYNAIEVDPDFVEARASLGNVLSETGQIELAVAAFRGALSLHADYADVHYNLARVLDQLERVVESKHHWKRFLELAPDSPWAGEAIERIAVIDG; encoded by the coding sequence ATGAATCCTTCCGAGTTCGAAGATGCTGACTTAGACGACGACGCCGGTACGAAAGGCGGCCCGGCTGATGGCGATGGAGATCCTGACGGTAGCGATGCTGGTGGCGGCGAATCGGTGGGCGGCAAGCGGGTCAGCCTGGTCGGCCGGTTCGGCGGCATGAACCAGCGCGAAGCCGCCAATGTGCTGCGGTCCTACGGGGCGGTCGTGACCGACGTCGATGATCCGGCGCTGGATTGGGTGGTCGTCGGTGCCGAAGAGTCGCCGCTGGCGGAAACCGAACTGTTGCGAGAACCGATCCGCGAAGCGGCCGCGGCGGGGCGGATCGAGATTCTGCACGAGACCGACCTGTGGCACCGTTTGGGATTGGTCGACGTCGAACAAGCCATCCGTCGCTACTACACGCCCGCGATGTTGGCGCACTTGCTTGGCGTTTCCGTTCGCGTCATTCGTCGCTGGCAACGACGTGGATTGATCACTCCGGTCCAGACGCTGCATCGGTTGCCGTACTTTGATTTTCAAGAGGTCGCCACGGCGCGGCGACTGGCGCATTGGATCGCATCGGGCGCAAGCCCCAGAGCGATTGAGCAACGGTTGGTCGATTGGGTCGAAGTGTTGCCCGATATCCAGCGGCCGCTCGATCAGTTGTCGATCTTGATCGTCGGCAAACACGTTTTGATGCGCCAAGGGGAAGGGTTGTTGGAACCGGGTGGTCAGCTACGTTTCGACTTCGACGCACTCGACAGCGAAGAGTCGGCCGACGGGGATTTGGAATTCCCGCCAACGACGCTGTCGATGTTTCCGGACGTTGCGAACGTCCCCGATGAATACTCGTTACGCCATTCGACCGAGGCGCATGACGACGCGCTGCTTGCAGCGGCGTTTTCGGCAGAGGACGACGGCGATTTCGAAACCGCCATCGACTACTGTCACGCCATCATCGCGCGAGACGGTCCGCGAGCCGATATCAGTTTCCAGATCGGTGAATTGCTGTATCGATTGGGGGAAGTGATCGCTGCGCGCGAACGGTATTACAACGCGATCGAGGTCGACCCGGATTTCGTCGAAGCTCGCGCCAGCCTAGGCAACGTGCTCAGTGAGACCGGGCAAATCGAGTTGGCGGTCGCGGCCTTTCGTGGCGCGTTGTCACTGCACGCTGACTATGCCGACGTTCACTACAACCTGGCGCGTGTGCTCGACCAATTGGAACGCGTCGTTGAATCGAAACACCATTGGAAACGTTTCCTCGAACTGGCGCCCGACAGCCCCTGGGCTGGCGAAGCGATCGAACGAATCGCGGTCATCGACGGCTAG
- a CDS encoding sugar transferase, whose translation MPSLTANSASAPCSPADASDVYVHPATKKPVSNRHSHTAIADEDSVSPSDERGNLKSDDDHVDDHVQPADYFRVKTLVDRFITVGLMLVAVPLMSIVAVAVLLLDGRPIFYRQVRVGKDGNLFKIWKFRTMRHNAEEFSGAVWSSADDPRVTALGRWLRRTHIDELPQFLNVLAGNMNLVGPRPERPEFVERLSQEVPGYHHRIQVHPGITGLAQLRLGYDESLAGVPKKLDYDLEYIRRTNFVGDLSLISKTLTYITRQLFCTFLATVVGPKVRTWKEPDCEDPVSTMTRVHGFEFSTPKSLRQRAESHAIAVHDVGVAVSDFHGVDVPIASTQP comes from the coding sequence ATGCCATCCCTCACTGCAAATTCGGCATCAGCTCCGTGTTCACCGGCCGACGCTTCGGATGTCTACGTTCATCCTGCGACCAAGAAACCTGTCTCGAATCGTCACAGCCATACGGCGATCGCAGACGAAGATTCGGTTTCGCCAAGCGACGAACGCGGCAACCTGAAATCCGACGATGATCACGTCGATGACCATGTTCAGCCCGCCGACTATTTTCGTGTCAAGACACTGGTCGATCGTTTCATCACCGTCGGACTGATGCTGGTGGCGGTTCCGTTGATGAGCATCGTTGCCGTCGCGGTACTCTTACTGGATGGACGGCCCATTTTTTACCGCCAAGTTCGCGTCGGCAAAGATGGCAACCTATTCAAAATCTGGAAGTTTCGCACCATGCGGCACAACGCCGAGGAATTCTCGGGTGCCGTTTGGAGCAGCGCCGACGACCCTCGCGTTACGGCGCTGGGGCGTTGGCTAAGACGAACGCACATTGACGAACTGCCCCAGTTTCTAAACGTGTTGGCGGGCAATATGAATTTGGTCGGGCCTCGCCCCGAACGCCCCGAATTTGTTGAGCGACTTTCCCAAGAAGTCCCTGGATACCACCACCGTATTCAAGTACACCCGGGCATCACCGGCTTGGCACAATTGAGACTGGGGTACGACGAATCGCTTGCGGGTGTACCCAAGAAACTCGATTACGACCTGGAATACATCCGCAGGACAAACTTCGTCGGCGATCTAAGTTTGATTTCGAAAACGTTGACCTACATCACGCGGCAACTGTTCTGCACGTTCTTGGCGACCGTCGTCGGACCGAAAGTACGAACTTGGAAAGAGCCTGATTGTGAAGACCCTGTGTCGACGATGACTCGTGTGCACGGGTTCGAATTTTCGACCCCAAAAAGCTTACGCCAACGCGCGGAATCGCACGCGATTGCGGTTCACGATGTCGGTGTGGCGGTATCCGACTTCCATGGCGTCGACGTCCCTATTGCAAGTACTCAACCGTAA